The following proteins are co-located in the Primulina tabacum isolate GXHZ01 chromosome 11, ASM2559414v2, whole genome shotgun sequence genome:
- the LOC142518193 gene encoding auxin-responsive protein IAA14-like, with protein MQVDRKLSSALLGEYGLNLKETELCLGLPGGGAGGGESDLIKFTGKRGFSETVDLKLKLQSNESAASDLGEAMKTSAKEKAAAPSKDPVKPPAKAQVVGWPPVRSFRKNIMAHQKSNDEESGEKSGAGGTATFVKVSMDGAPYLRKVDLKMYTSYQQLSDALAKMFSSFTMGNYGTQGMIDFMNERKLMDLLNSSEYVPTYEDKDGDWMLVGDVPWEMFVNSCKRLRIMKGSEAIGLAPRAMEKCKNRC; from the exons ATGCAAGTTGACCGGAAATTGTCGTCGGCTTTGCTCGGTGAGTATGGCCTGAATCTTAAGGAAACTGAACTATGTCTTGGACTTCCCGGCGGCGGAGCCGGCGGAGGTGAATCTGATCTCATCAAGTTTACTGGGAAGAGAGGGTTTTCCGAGACTGTTGATCTGAAACTCAAACTTCAGTCTAATGAATCAGCTGCTTCAGATCTGGGGGAGGCCATGAAAACTTCTGCAAAGGAGAAGGCTGCGGCTCCTTCCAAAGATCCGGTCAAGCCACCAGCTAA GGCACAAGTGGTGGGATGGCCGCCAGTCCGGTCTTTCCGCAAGAACATAATGGCGCATCAGAAGAGCAACGATGAAGAATCGGGTGAGAAGAGCGGAGCCGGCGGCACCGCCACCTTTGTGAAGGTGTCGATGGATGGTGCACCCTATCTCCGCAAAGTGGACTTGAAAATGTACACCAGCTATCAACAACTCTCCGATGCCTTGGCCAAAATGTTCAGCTCTTTCACCATGG GTAATTATGGGACCCAAGGAATGAtagattttatgaatgagaggAAATTGATGGATTTGCTGAATAGCTCTGAATATGTTCCCACCTATGAAGATAAGGATGGCGATTGGATGCTCGTGGGGGATGTACCATGGGA GATGTTTGTTAATTCATGCAAGCGCCTTCGTATCATGAAAGGATCAGAAGCAATTGGCCTCG CACCAAGAGCCATGGAGAAATGCAAGAACAGGTGTTAA